Proteins found in one Pieris napi chromosome 6, ilPieNapi1.2, whole genome shotgun sequence genomic segment:
- the LOC125050408 gene encoding zinc finger protein 836-like codes for MSFEMEAWLNVCRCCLTPDAAVSILDSNENIKAKFLEATAIEVSPYDKLPQRLCNDCMAVLNTAHDFRTQCQKMDKELRAQLISNHPQVKVEYVPPNEKEVSEDVTEECMKKLQSFIKSEPMDDDDCYYVLVIDDKDDSNKTTYKPQTIKMEVTDTDNNDKELEDNIVHQETIQDFGDQIDLENTINSFLLSNNKVPTSVPATILENEEGHETEVVLNNNIENCNIVADNTYSKSPKVTIADGIKEFNPKNLIKIVTPYGVEKTILLENEDVNYNAENQEESYNNDEEVSQEEIILCEGDDTSQFQILKVDGSEFVIEYADEGQITTVLQQEDGTFLCDCGEQFDDIQQFQKHQYKHNPAGEHLCNLCGKGFESAEILTGHTLLHRSSGPLVACPFCSQLIRRNALTQHIKYTHNSKPQCTVCNKTFANQNNLKRHMMIHSGIKEFECDICFKRFNQKITMQTHRLTHINSTTCYLCDTIFEDRAALAHHKEANECPKSKVKNVRDELIKTVRQTVTTNLGKVLGYACSLCKKMFSLESALDQHIESTHIVDEIDIKKEDKQMKRFECSMCGKRCASQAMLIMHERVHTNERPFPCQLCTLRFKTKTHLRTHQLTHTREKKFGCSVCMKFFALKGNLVVHLRTHTGERPYVCSLCNEAFIDSKYLKKHKLRKHSIENAVWNEY; via the exons ATGTCTTTTGAAATGGAAGCCTGGTTGAATGTGTGCCGATGTTGTCTTACACCAGACGCAGCAGTGTCAATTCTAGACagcaatgaaaatattaaagcgAAGTTTCTTGAGGCCACTGCTATAGAG GTGAGTCCTTATGACAAATTACCACAAAGGCTTTGCAATGATTGCATGGCTGTACTAAACACAGCCCATGATTTTCGCACCCAATGTCAAAAGATGGACAAGGAACTTAGAGCACAACTTATTTCTAATCACCCTCAGGTAAAGGTTGAATATGTGCCACCAAATGAAAAAGAGGTTAGTGAAGATGTTACAGaggaatgtatgaagaaattGCAATCATTCATTAAATCAGAACCTATGGATGATGATGACTGCTATTATGTTTTAGTAATTGATGATAAGGATGATTCTAACAAAACAACATACAAgccacaaacaataaaaatggaAGTTACGGACACTGACAATAATGATAAAGAATTAGAGGACAATATAGTACACCAAGAAACGATTCAAGATTTTGGAGATCAAATTGATTTAGAGAATACTATTAATTCTTTTCTTCtttctaataataaagtaCCAACTAGTGTTCCAGCTACTATATTAGAAAATGAAGAAGGGCACGAGACTGAAGTTGTATTGaacaataatattgaaaattgtaatattgtaGCAGACAATACCTATAGTAAATCCCCCAAAGTCACTATTGCGGATGGTATAAAAGAATTTAATCCAAAGAACTTGATCAAAATTGTTACTCCATATGGAGTTGAAAAAACAATCTTATTAGAAAATGAGGATGTCAACTATAATGCAGAAAATCAAGAGGAATCATATAATAATGATGAAGAAGTATCACAAGAAGAAATAATACTGTGTGAAGGCGATGATACTTCACAATTTCAAATACTAAAGGTAGACGGGTCTGAATTTGTAATTGAATATGCAGATGAGGGACAAATAACAACAGTCCTTCAACAGGAAGATGGCACCTTCCTCTGTGACTGTGGTGAACAATTTGATGATATACAGCAATTTCAAAAACATCAGTACAAACATAATCCAGCTGGTGAACATCTATGTAACTTGTGTGGCAAAGGTTTTGAATCAGCTGAAATATTGACAGGACATACATTACTTCATAGATCTAGTGGACCCTTAGTAGCATGTCCATTCTGCAGTCAACTCATAAGACGCAATGCTTTAACGCAACACATTAAGTACACACATAATTCAAAACCTCAATGCACtgtatgtaataaaacatttgctaatcaaaataatttaaaacgtcATATGATGATACACAGTGGAATAAAGGAATTCGAATGTGATATTTGCTTTAAAAGATTTAACCAAAAGATAACTATGCAGACACATCGGCTAACCCACATAAATTCTACCACATGTTACCTATGTGACACTATATTTGAAGATCGGGCAGCGTTGGCCCATCATAAAGAGGCGAATGAATGTCCAAAATctaaagtaaaaaatgtaaGGGATGAGTTGATAAAAACCGTTCGTCAGACAGTAACTACAAACCTGGGTAAAGTACTAGGCTATGCTTGTTCATTatgcaaaaaaatgttttctcttGAATCAGCTTTAGACCAACACATTGAAAGCACACACATAGTTGATGAAATAGATATCAAAAAAGAAGATAAGCAAATGAAACGTTTTGAGTGCTCAATGTGTGGAAAACGTTGTGCAAGTCAAGCAATGCTCATAATGCATGAACGGGTACACACAAATGAGAGACCATTCCCTTGCCAGTTATGTACGTTGAGGTTCAAAACTAAAACTCATCTAAGGACCCATCAATTAACACACACACGAGAAAAGAAATTTGGCTGTTCTGTTTGTATGAAGTTCTTTGCCCTTAAAGGGAACTTGGTAGTACATTTGCGAACACATACCGGTGAAAGGCCCTATGTATGTTCATTGTGTAATGAAGCCTTTATAGACTCAAAGTATTTGAAAAAGCATAAGTTACGAAAGCACTCTATTGAAAATGCAGTATGGAATGAATATTAG
- the LOC125050056 gene encoding uncharacterized protein LOC125050056 produces the protein MVAILANPKWSEDLTIQMIIEYEKREYLWNPVSEHYKNKKVREQGYVEIINALNLVDVTVKELKNKIKNIRSSYSVELKKIRAARKAGAHAYRPSVTWFEHADRFLRAIVTPSSVDNSLLEIAMSDDSDAVQDLSERKSPEKKSPRKRRNSTRSSTPYVLNTPSPRPGTPFGLSQSPFGILPSSTTSFLNPPVGIATPLTSLATIYPLTKQKKNNDERSDLEPQDLSQHSENGNENEFEMFGKLIASQLRKLPLSLALDTQLKIQTLVNAARIQAVYQQYSYAGPSQEALSVQALSNGILSSMSQSTYSSRAMSIRNESPDLQRDLKDYHVGSEPED, from the exons ATGGTCGCGATCCTAGCCAACCCGAAATGGAGCGAGGACCTCACCATCCAGATGATAATCGAATACGAGAAACGTGAATATCTTTGGAACCCCGTCTCCGAGCACTACAAGAACAAAAAAGTACGCGAACAGGGCTACGTCGAGATCATCAACGCGCTGAATCTGGTGGACGTAACTGTTAAGGAGCTGAAgaataagataaaaaatatacggtCATCGTACAGTGTCGAGTTGAAGAAAATTCGCGCGGCGCGGAAGGCTGGCGCGCATGCGTACCGGCCCAGCGTCACGTGGTTCGAACACGCCGACAGGTTCCTAAGGGCGATCGTCACTCCGAGCTCC GTTGATAATAGCTTGTTGGAAATCGCGATGAGCGACGACAGCGACGCAGTCCAAGATCTGAGCGAGCGAAAATCCCCAGAAAAGAAAAGCCCTCGCAAGCGTAGGAATTCCACTCGGTCGTCTACCCCTTACGTTTTGAACACGCCATCACCGCGTCCCGGCACCCCGTTCGGTTTAAGTCAGTCCCCCTTCGGTATCCTACCCTCATCGACGACATCGTTTCTCAACCCCCCAGTCGGAATAGCCACACCGCTCACCTCACTCGCAACGATATACCcgttaacaaaacaaaagaagaacaACGACGAACGAAGCGATTTAGAGCCCCAAGACCTCAGTCAACACTCTGAGAATGGGAACGAGAACGAGTTCGAAATGTTTGGAAAACTAATAGCCAGTCAGTTGAGAAAATTGCCTCTCAGCCTTGCGTTGGACACGCAATTAAAAATTCAGACACTCGTGAACGCGGCTCGCATTCAAGCGGTCTACCAACAGTACAGCTACGCGGGCCCGTCACAAGAGGCTTTGTCTGTTCAGGCACTCTCTAACGGAATCCTATCAAGTATGTCACAAAGCACGTACTCGTCGCGTGCAATGAGCATTCGGAATGAATCCCCTGACTTGCAAAGGGACTTGAAAGATTACCACGTCGGCTCGGAGCCTGAggattaa